One Cedecea neteri DNA segment encodes these proteins:
- the yaaA gene encoding peroxide stress protein YaaA — translation MLILISPAKTLDYQSELPTDRYTQPELLEYSQQLISVARKLSAPQIASLMSISDKLASLNETRFHEWHPAFTPQNARPAILAFKGDVYTGLQAEEFSEADFDFAQQHLRMLSGLYGVLRPLDLMQPYRLEMGIRLENPKGKDLYHFWGETITDKLNQVLATQGDNIVVNLASDEYFKAVKPKKLNAEIIKPVFLDEKNGKFKVISFYAKKARGLMSRYIIENRLTKPEQLKAFNTDGYFFDEEASQKNELVFKRHEQ, via the coding sequence ATGCTAATTCTTATCTCACCTGCCAAAACGCTGGATTACCAAAGCGAGCTGCCGACGGACCGCTATACACAGCCGGAACTGTTGGAATATTCACAGCAGTTAATCAGCGTTGCCCGCAAGCTAAGCGCCCCGCAAATTGCTTCCCTGATGAGCATCAGCGATAAGCTGGCCTCTCTGAACGAAACCCGTTTCCACGAGTGGCACCCGGCATTTACGCCACAAAACGCGCGCCCGGCTATTCTCGCCTTTAAAGGTGATGTTTATACCGGCCTGCAGGCCGAAGAGTTTAGCGAAGCAGACTTTGATTTTGCCCAGCAGCACCTGCGTATGCTTTCCGGGTTGTACGGCGTGCTGCGTCCGCTGGATTTAATGCAACCTTACCGGCTGGAAATGGGAATTCGCTTGGAAAACCCGAAGGGCAAAGATCTGTATCACTTCTGGGGCGAGACAATTACCGACAAGCTGAATCAGGTGCTGGCCACCCAGGGCGACAATATCGTGGTCAACCTGGCGTCTGATGAATACTTTAAAGCGGTGAAGCCGAAAAAGCTGAACGCGGAGATCATCAAGCCCGTTTTCCTCGATGAAAAGAACGGCAAATTTAAAGTCATCAGCTTCTATGCGAAAAAAGCGCGTGGGCTAATGAGCCGCTACATCATTGAGAATCGCCTGACGAAGCCAGAACAGCTGAAAGCGTTTAATACAGACGGCTATTTCTTTGATGAAGAAGCATCACAGAAAAACGAACTGGTGTTTAAGCGCCACGAGCAATAA
- the satP gene encoding acetate uptake transporter, protein MGNTKLANPAPLGLMGFGMTTILLNLHNAGIFGFDVTILAMGIFYGGIAQIFAGLLEFKKGNTFGLTAFTSYGSFWLTLVAILLMPKMGLSDAANGHFLGAYLGLWGVFTLFMFFGTLKAPRMLQFVFASLTVLFALLAFGHLADNEGIVKVAGWIGLVCGASAIYLAMGEVLNEQFGRTVLPIGEKH, encoded by the coding sequence ATGGGCAACACTAAGTTGGCTAATCCAGCTCCCCTGGGCTTAATGGGCTTCGGCATGACCACCATTTTGCTCAACCTGCATAACGCAGGTATTTTTGGTTTTGACGTTACTATCCTCGCGATGGGGATTTTCTACGGCGGTATCGCGCAAATCTTCGCGGGCCTGCTGGAGTTTAAAAAAGGGAACACTTTCGGTTTAACCGCCTTCACCTCATACGGCTCTTTCTGGCTGACGCTGGTGGCGATTCTGCTGATGCCTAAAATGGGCCTTAGCGATGCGGCCAATGGCCACTTCCTTGGCGCGTACCTGGGCCTGTGGGGTGTCTTCACCCTGTTCATGTTCTTCGGTACTCTGAAAGCACCACGTATGCTGCAGTTCGTCTTTGCCAGCCTGACCGTGCTGTTCGCCCTGCTGGCGTTTGGCCACCTGGCAGATAACGAAGGTATTGTGAAAGTCGCGGGCTGGATTGGCCTGGTGTGTGGCGCAAGCGCTATCTACCTGGCGATGGGTGAAGTGCTGAACGAGCAGTTTGGCCGCACCGTGCTGCCGATCGGCGAAAAGCACTAA
- the tal gene encoding transaldolase yields MTDKLTSLRQLTTVVADTGDIAAMKLYQPQDATTNPSLILNAAQIPEYRKLIDEAITWARSQSNDRAQQVVDASDKLAVNIGLEILKLIPGRISTEVDARLSYDTEASIAKAKHLIKLYNDAGISNDRILIKLASTWQGIRAAEQLEKEGINCNLTLLFSFAQARACAEAGVFLISPFVGRILDWYKANTDKKEYAPQEDPGVVSVTEIYQYYKQHGYETVVMGASFRNVGEIIELAGCDRLTIAPALLKELAESEGTIERKLSYTGEVKARPERITESQFLWQHNQDPMAVDKLADGIRKFAIDQEKLEKMIGDLL; encoded by the coding sequence ATGACGGATAAATTGACTTCTTTGCGTCAACTGACCACCGTGGTTGCTGACACCGGAGATATCGCGGCGATGAAGCTGTACCAGCCGCAAGATGCTACTACCAACCCTTCTCTGATCCTTAACGCTGCGCAGATCCCTGAGTACCGTAAACTGATTGACGAAGCGATTACCTGGGCTCGTAGCCAGAGCAACGATCGCGCTCAGCAGGTGGTTGACGCTTCCGATAAGCTGGCTGTAAATATCGGCCTGGAAATTCTGAAGCTGATCCCTGGCCGTATTTCTACCGAAGTGGATGCTCGCCTGTCCTATGACACCGAAGCCAGCATCGCGAAAGCCAAACACCTGATCAAGCTCTACAACGACGCGGGCATCAGCAACGATCGCATCCTGATTAAACTGGCTTCTACCTGGCAGGGCATCCGCGCTGCAGAGCAGCTGGAAAAAGAAGGCATCAACTGTAACCTGACCCTGCTGTTCTCCTTCGCTCAGGCTCGTGCCTGTGCTGAAGCTGGCGTATTCCTGATTTCTCCGTTTGTTGGCCGTATCCTTGACTGGTACAAAGCTAACACCGACAAGAAAGAGTACGCACCGCAGGAAGATCCAGGCGTGGTTTCCGTGACCGAAATCTACCAGTACTACAAGCAGCACGGTTATGAAACCGTGGTGATGGGCGCAAGCTTCCGTAACGTCGGTGAAATCATCGAGCTGGCTGGTTGCGACCGCCTGACCATTGCTCCTGCGCTGCTAAAAGAGCTGGCAGAAAGCGAAGGTACCATCGAGCGTAAGCTGAGCTACACCGGCGAAGTGAAAGCGCGTCCTGAGCGCATCACCGAGTCTCAGTTCCTGTGGCAGCACAACCAGGATCCAATGGCCGTAGACAAACTGGCGGACGGTATCCGTAAGTTTGCAATCGACCAGGAAAAACTGGAAAAAATGATCGGCGATCTGCTGTAA
- a CDS encoding MFS transporter, translated as MSKQHVRPLNRQDYKTLTLAALGGALEFYDFIIFVFFAAVLGELFFPADIPEWLRQVQTFAIFAAGYLVRPLGGVVMAHFGDLVGRKKMFTLSILLMAVPTLAIGLLPTYASLGIAAPLLLLLMRILQGAAIGGEVPGAWVFVSEHVPDKRIGIACGILTMGLTVGILLGSVVATIINTSMTQQAIHDGGWRIPFFLGGIFGLVAMYLRRWLRETPIFLEMQQRKALAEELPLKSVVVGHKKAVVVSMLLTWLLSACIVVVILMSPIWLQKQHGIAPALTLQANSIATIMLCVGCLLAGLAADRFGSGKTFTVGSVLLAICSWMFYHLSGTHPEHLFLLYGLVGLSVGVVGAVPFVMVRAFPAQVRFTGISFSYNLSYAIFGGLTPIAVTMLMGVSPMAPAWYVLALAIVGLVMGIWLRKDIHHQDKIEEGALTPS; from the coding sequence ATGTCAAAACAGCACGTCAGACCTCTTAACCGGCAGGATTATAAAACCCTGACCCTTGCTGCCCTCGGCGGCGCCCTCGAATTCTACGACTTCATTATCTTCGTCTTCTTTGCGGCAGTGCTGGGAGAGCTCTTCTTCCCGGCTGATATCCCGGAGTGGCTGCGCCAGGTGCAGACATTCGCTATTTTCGCGGCCGGTTATCTTGTGCGCCCACTGGGCGGGGTTGTGATGGCGCACTTTGGCGATCTGGTCGGCCGCAAAAAGATGTTTACCCTCAGCATTCTGCTGATGGCGGTACCGACGCTGGCCATTGGTTTGCTGCCGACGTATGCCTCGTTAGGCATTGCGGCTCCGTTGTTGCTGTTGCTGATGCGTATTCTGCAGGGGGCGGCAATCGGCGGCGAAGTGCCGGGCGCCTGGGTGTTTGTCTCTGAGCATGTGCCGGATAAGCGGATTGGTATTGCCTGCGGCATTTTGACGATGGGTCTGACCGTCGGGATTCTGTTGGGCTCCGTAGTGGCAACCATTATTAATACTTCCATGACCCAGCAGGCGATTCATGATGGCGGTTGGCGCATTCCTTTCTTCCTTGGCGGGATTTTTGGCCTGGTGGCGATGTATCTTCGCCGCTGGTTGCGTGAAACGCCAATCTTCCTCGAAATGCAGCAGCGTAAAGCGTTGGCTGAGGAGCTGCCGCTTAAGTCAGTAGTGGTTGGGCATAAAAAAGCAGTGGTTGTTTCTATGCTGCTGACCTGGCTGCTCTCCGCCTGCATCGTAGTAGTGATTTTGATGTCACCGATTTGGCTGCAAAAACAGCATGGGATCGCGCCTGCCTTAACGCTACAGGCAAACAGTATTGCCACGATTATGCTGTGCGTGGGTTGTCTGCTGGCAGGGCTGGCGGCTGACCGCTTTGGCTCAGGGAAAACCTTTACCGTCGGCAGCGTCTTGCTCGCCATCTGTAGCTGGATGTTTTATCACCTGAGTGGGACGCATCCGGAACATCTCTTCTTGCTCTATGGCCTGGTTGGGTTGAGCGTGGGGGTGGTTGGCGCGGTGCCATTTGTTATGGTGCGAGCCTTCCCGGCGCAGGTGCGATTCACCGGAATTTCGTTTTCTTACAACCTGTCCTATGCCATTTTTGGCGGCCTGACGCCGATTGCGGTCACTATGCTAATGGGCGTTTCGCCGATGGCCCCGGCCTGGTATGTGTTGGCGCTTGCTATCGTGGGTTTGGTGATGGGGATTTGGCTGAGAAAGGATATTCATCATCAGGATAAGATAGAAGAAGGGGCTCTGACGCCTTCCTGA
- a CDS encoding alanine/glycine:cation symporter family protein: MTDFLLFINEVLWGSVLLWLLIGAGIWFTFRSGFVQFRYFTRLRLFLRNSDSPDPSGISSFQALCTSLAARVGSGNLAGIALAISAGGPGSVFWMWVAAVLSMATAFAECSLAQLYKTRDKEGNYRGGPAWYMERGLGMRWMGVLFSVFLIVAFGMVFNAVQANSIAIATHYAFDVPKIWVGLFLVTVTALVIWRGMRTIARLSQWLVPLMALLWVCMSLYVVGLHIERFPEVIRLIFSHAFGWHEAASGALGYTVSQAITNGFQRGMFSNEAGMGSTPNAAAAAAAWPPHPATQGVVQMFGVLIDTVIICTATAAIVLMSGMMDGIETSRSGIILVQQALSSAVGGWGSGFIVVIVFLFAFTSIMANYTYAENNLLFLNQDSRALKFLLRFMVLAMVMFGTQAALPLVWQLADVAMAIMAITNITAILLLSPVVKAIAADYLRQQKLGISPIFNPNRFPEIKNQLAPGVWDRDVEKKP, encoded by the coding sequence ATGACAGATTTTTTATTATTTATCAACGAGGTGCTTTGGGGCTCGGTCCTGCTTTGGCTGCTGATTGGCGCGGGCATCTGGTTCACCTTCCGCAGCGGCTTCGTCCAGTTCCGTTACTTTACCCGGCTGCGCCTTTTCCTGCGCAACAGCGACTCGCCGGATCCTTCCGGAATATCCTCATTCCAGGCTCTTTGCACCAGCCTTGCCGCGCGCGTCGGCAGCGGTAACCTTGCGGGCATTGCGCTGGCCATCTCAGCTGGTGGCCCCGGATCGGTGTTCTGGATGTGGGTTGCCGCCGTACTCAGCATGGCCACCGCCTTCGCAGAATGCTCCCTCGCCCAGCTCTATAAAACCCGCGACAAAGAAGGAAACTATCGCGGCGGCCCGGCCTGGTATATGGAGCGCGGGCTTGGTATGCGCTGGATGGGCGTGCTGTTTTCCGTCTTTTTGATCGTTGCCTTCGGCATGGTGTTCAACGCCGTACAGGCCAACTCTATCGCGATTGCCACTCACTACGCGTTTGACGTGCCAAAAATCTGGGTGGGCCTTTTCCTGGTGACTGTTACCGCGCTAGTCATCTGGCGAGGAATGCGGACCATTGCTCGCCTCTCCCAGTGGCTGGTGCCGCTGATGGCCTTACTCTGGGTATGCATGAGCCTGTATGTTGTGGGGCTGCATATTGAACGTTTCCCCGAAGTCATCAGGCTGATTTTCAGCCACGCCTTTGGCTGGCACGAAGCCGCTTCGGGCGCGCTGGGTTATACCGTCAGCCAGGCCATCACCAATGGCTTCCAGCGCGGGATGTTTTCTAACGAAGCGGGCATGGGCTCCACGCCGAATGCCGCCGCAGCCGCTGCCGCATGGCCTCCACACCCGGCCACTCAGGGCGTGGTGCAAATGTTTGGCGTGTTAATTGATACGGTGATTATCTGCACCGCGACAGCCGCCATTGTGCTGATGTCCGGCATGATGGACGGCATTGAAACGTCACGTAGCGGCATTATCCTGGTTCAACAGGCGCTCAGCTCAGCCGTGGGCGGCTGGGGCAGCGGTTTTATCGTGGTGATCGTTTTCCTGTTCGCCTTCACGTCTATCATGGCAAATTACACCTACGCCGAGAACAATTTGCTCTTTCTGAACCAGGACAGCCGCGCACTGAAATTTCTACTGCGCTTTATGGTACTCGCAATGGTGATGTTCGGAACTCAGGCTGCGCTGCCGCTGGTCTGGCAGTTGGCAGACGTGGCGATGGCGATTATGGCGATAACCAATATCACGGCGATCTTGCTGCTTTCACCGGTGGTGAAAGCGATAGCAGCAGATTATCTTCGCCAGCAAAAGCTGGGCATATCGCCTATTTTCAATCCCAACCGCTTCCCGGAGATTAAGAACCAGCTGGCACCCGGCGTTTGGGACAGAGACGTTGAAAAAAAACCTTAG
- the thrC gene encoding threonine synthase, whose amino-acid sequence MKLYNLKDHNEQVSFAQAVTQGLGKQQGLFFPHDLPEFELTEIDAMLEMDFVSRSSKILSAFIGDEIPQEILEERVRAAFAFPAPVNMVEPDVGCLELFHGPTLAFKDFGGRFMAQMLTHISGDKPVTILTATSGDTGAAVAHAFYGLKNVRVVILYPRGKISPLQEKLFCTLGGNIETVAIDGDFDACQALVKQAFDDEELKVALGLNSANSINISRLLAQICYYFEAVAQLPQEARNQLVVSVPSGNFGDLTAGLLAKSLGLPIKRFIAATNANDTVPRFLAEGQWAPKATVATLSNAMDVSQPNNWPRVEELFRRKIWRLTDLGYAAVTDETTKDTMRELKAIGYVSEPHAAIAYRALRDQLQPGEFGLFLGTAHPAKFKESVEEILGEALPLPEELASRADLPLLSHNLPADFAELRKFMMVKA is encoded by the coding sequence ATGAAACTGTACAACCTTAAAGATCACAACGAGCAGGTCTCCTTTGCACAGGCGGTTACCCAGGGGCTGGGCAAACAGCAGGGCCTGTTTTTCCCGCATGACCTGCCTGAGTTTGAACTGACTGAAATCGACGCCATGCTGGAGATGGACTTTGTCAGCCGTAGCAGCAAAATTTTGTCCGCATTTATCGGGGATGAGATCCCGCAGGAGATTCTGGAAGAGCGCGTGCGTGCGGCCTTCGCGTTCCCTGCGCCGGTGAACATGGTTGAACCGGACGTGGGTTGCCTGGAACTGTTCCACGGCCCAACGCTGGCGTTTAAAGACTTTGGCGGGCGCTTTATGGCGCAGATGCTGACCCACATCAGCGGCGACAAGCCTGTGACCATTCTGACGGCAACATCCGGCGATACCGGTGCGGCGGTGGCTCATGCGTTTTACGGCCTTAAGAATGTGCGCGTCGTTATTCTTTATCCGCGTGGCAAAATCAGTCCGCTGCAGGAAAAACTGTTCTGTACCCTCGGTGGGAATATCGAAACCGTTGCAATTGACGGTGATTTTGATGCCTGCCAGGCGCTGGTGAAACAGGCATTTGATGATGAAGAGCTGAAGGTGGCGCTGGGGTTAAACTCGGCAAACTCCATTAACATCAGCCGCCTGCTGGCGCAGATCTGCTACTACTTCGAAGCGGTAGCTCAATTGCCGCAGGAAGCCCGTAATCAGCTGGTGGTTTCCGTACCAAGCGGTAACTTTGGTGACCTGACGGCTGGCCTACTGGCAAAATCCCTGGGCTTGCCGATTAAGCGTTTTATTGCGGCGACCAATGCCAACGACACCGTTCCGCGTTTCCTGGCTGAAGGCCAGTGGGCGCCTAAAGCGACCGTGGCCACGCTGTCCAACGCCATGGATGTTAGCCAGCCGAACAACTGGCCGCGCGTGGAAGAGCTTTTCCGCCGCAAAATTTGGCGCCTGACCGACCTTGGCTATGCTGCCGTGACCGACGAAACCACCAAAGATACGATGCGTGAGCTGAAGGCAATTGGCTACGTTTCTGAACCGCACGCGGCGATTGCTTACCGCGCTCTGCGCGACCAGCTGCAGCCAGGTGAGTTTGGGCTGTTCCTGGGCACCGCGCATCCGGCGAAGTTTAAAGAGAGCGTGGAAGAGATTCTGGGTGAAGCGCTGCCTCTGCCGGAAGAACTGGCGTCCCGCGCAGATCTGCCGCTGCTGTCCCACAATCTCCCGGCTGATTTTGCCGAACTGCGTAAGTTCATGATGGTTAAAGCGTAA
- a CDS encoding DUF2502 domain-containing protein, with protein MLKSIFLALSLLVVTPLAVQAGEITLVPAVTLHFGDQDNHGRYWDGHYWRDHDWWARHYEWREHRWQRHARFDGPPRDHHDNRWDR; from the coding sequence ATGTTGAAATCCATTTTTCTGGCGTTGTCCCTGCTGGTGGTGACGCCGCTGGCGGTACAGGCGGGAGAAATCACGCTGGTGCCTGCCGTGACGCTGCACTTTGGCGATCAGGACAACCACGGGCGCTATTGGGACGGCCATTACTGGCGAGACCACGACTGGTGGGCAAGGCACTATGAGTGGCGTGAACATCGCTGGCAGCGGCATGCAAGATTCGATGGCCCGCCACGGGATCATCATGATAATCGCTGGGATAGATAA
- the thrB gene encoding homoserine kinase, with amino-acid sequence MVKVYAPASSANMSVGFDVLGAAVSPVDGSHLGDYVTVEAADSFSLTNLGRFASKLPDEPRENIVYQCWERFCQEIGKTIPVAMTLEKNMPIGSGLGSSACSVVAGLMAMNEFCGKPLSDTRLLALMGELEGRISGSIHYDNVAPCFLGGMQLMIEENGIISQQVPGFDEWLWVLAYPGIKVSTAEARAILPAQYRRQDCISHGRHLAGFIHACHTRQPALAAKLMKDVIAEPYRAKLLPKFDESRKAVADIGALASGISGSGPTLFALCDNTDTAQRVADWLSQHYLQNQEGFVHICRLDTAGARVLG; translated from the coding sequence ATGGTTAAAGTATATGCCCCGGCTTCCAGCGCCAATATGAGCGTCGGCTTTGATGTGCTGGGTGCGGCGGTGTCGCCGGTTGATGGCTCACATTTGGGTGATTACGTGACGGTTGAAGCGGCAGACAGTTTCAGCCTGACCAACCTTGGACGGTTCGCCAGTAAGCTGCCGGATGAACCACGCGAGAACATTGTTTATCAGTGCTGGGAGCGTTTCTGCCAGGAGATTGGCAAGACTATTCCTGTGGCGATGACGCTTGAGAAAAATATGCCCATCGGCTCCGGGCTGGGGTCCAGTGCCTGTTCGGTGGTGGCTGGCCTGATGGCGATGAATGAATTTTGCGGTAAGCCGTTGAGCGACACACGCCTGCTGGCGCTAATGGGCGAGCTGGAAGGGCGTATTTCCGGCAGCATTCATTACGATAACGTTGCGCCTTGTTTCCTGGGCGGCATGCAGTTGATGATCGAAGAAAACGGCATCATCAGCCAGCAGGTGCCAGGCTTTGATGAGTGGCTTTGGGTGCTGGCGTATCCAGGCATTAAGGTTTCAACCGCCGAAGCGCGTGCGATTTTACCTGCCCAATACCGCCGCCAGGACTGTATTAGCCACGGTCGCCATCTGGCCGGTTTTATTCATGCCTGTCATACCCGCCAGCCTGCGCTCGCGGCGAAGCTGATGAAGGATGTGATTGCTGAACCTTACCGCGCCAAACTGCTGCCGAAGTTTGATGAGTCCCGTAAAGCCGTGGCGGATATCGGCGCTCTGGCTAGCGGGATTTCGGGTTCCGGCCCGACCTTATTTGCACTGTGCGATAACACCGATACCGCGCAGCGCGTGGCTGACTGGCTCAGCCAACATTATTTGCAGAACCAGGAAGGTTTTGTACATATTTGCCGTCTGGATACGGCTGGCGCACGAGTTTTGGGATAA
- the mog gene encoding molybdopterin adenylyltransferase, which produces MNTLRIGLVSISDRASSGVYQDKGIPALQEWLEQTLTIPFKIETRLIPDEQSIIEQALCELVDEMACHLVLTTGGTGPARRDVTPDATLAVADRLMPGFGEQMRQISLHFVPTAILSRQVGVIRKQALILNLPGQPKSIQETLEGVKDENGKVVVPGIFASVPYCIQLLDGPYVETHDHVVAAFRPKSARREIKP; this is translated from the coding sequence ATGAATACCTTACGCATTGGACTCGTGTCCATTTCAGACCGCGCTTCCAGCGGCGTTTATCAGGATAAAGGCATTCCTGCGCTGCAAGAGTGGCTCGAACAGACGCTGACAATACCTTTTAAGATAGAAACCCGTCTGATCCCTGACGAACAATCCATCATTGAACAAGCGCTCTGCGAGCTAGTGGATGAAATGGCCTGCCATTTGGTGCTGACAACCGGTGGGACCGGACCGGCGCGTCGTGACGTAACGCCGGATGCTACGCTTGCCGTTGCCGATCGTTTAATGCCCGGCTTTGGCGAACAGATGCGTCAGATCAGCCTGCATTTTGTCCCGACGGCGATCCTCTCTCGTCAGGTAGGCGTCATTCGTAAACAGGCCTTGATCCTCAACCTTCCGGGGCAGCCAAAATCTATTCAGGAAACGCTGGAAGGCGTGAAAGATGAAAACGGCAAGGTTGTGGTGCCAGGGATTTTTGCAAGTGTACCGTATTGTATACAGTTGCTGGATGGGCCTTATGTTGAAACGCATGACCATGTGGTAGCAGCTTTCCGTCCTAAAAGTGCTCGTCGCGAGATAAAACCCTGA